Within the Pseudomonas mendocina genome, the region CTGCCTATTCTGGCGGCGACCCTGCTGGGTGATGCCCCCGTCACCATCTGCAACCTGCCGCACCTGCACGACATCACCACCATGATCGAGCTGTTCGGTCGCATGGGCATCGAGCCGGTGATCGACGAGAAGCTGGCGGTTGAAGTTGATGCCCGCGCAATCAAGACCCTGGTCGCGCCTTACGAGCTGGTAAAAACCATGCGCGCCTCGATTCTGGTGCTCGGCCCGATGGTCGCTCGCTTCGGTGAGGCCGAGGTGGCGCTGCCTGGTGGTTGCGCCATCGGTTCACGTCCGGTCGACCTGCACATCCGTGGCCTCGAGGCCATGGGTGCGATCATCGATGTCGAAGGTGGCTACATCAAGGCCAAGGCGCCGGAGGGTGGCCTGCGCGGTGCGCACTTCTTCTTCGACGTGGTCAGCGTGACCGGTACCGAGAACATCATGATGGCCGCGACCCTGGCCAAGGGCCGCAGCGTGCTGGAAAACGCCGCGCGTGAGCCTGAGGTGGTCGATCTGGCCAACTGCCTGATCGCCATGGGCGCGAAGATCCAGGGCGCGGGTACCGATACCATCATCATCGACGGTGTCGAGCGCCTGCATGGTGCTCGTTTCAGTGTGATGCCCGACCGTATCGAGACCGGCACCTATCTGGTCGCCGCTGCCGTCACCGGTGGTCGCGTCAAGGTCAAGGATGCCGACCCGTCGACCCTGGAGGCTGTGCTGGCCAAGCTGCAGGAAGCGGGGGCCGAGATCACCACTGGTCCGGACTGGATCGAGTTGGACATGAAAGGCAAGCGTCCGAAGGCCGTCAACCTGCGCACCGCTCCGTACCCGGCGTTCCCCACCGACATGCAGGCGCAGTTCATTGCCCTGAATGCCGTGGCCGAAGGCACTGGCACCATCATCGAAACCGTTTTCGAAAACCGCTTCATGCACGTCTACGAGATGCTGCGCATGGGCGCCAATATCCTGGTCGAAGGCAACACGGCGGTAGTCACCGGCGTCGAGAGACTCAAAGGCGCGCCAGTCATGGCGACCGACCTGCGTGCCTCGGCGAGTCTGGTGCTGGCTGCGCTCGTGGCCGAGGGCGATACGTTGATCGACCGTATCTACCACATCGACCGTGGTTATGAGTGCATCGAAGAGAAGTTGCAGTTGCTGGGTGCCAAGATCCGCCGCGTTCCGGGTTGATTGCCTGCGTCCGTTGTCGTTAGGCCGCCCCCTGTCGGAGCGGCCGCTTCCGTTCAAGGAAACCGTTTCATGCTGACCATCGCCCTGTCCAAAGGCCGTATTCTCGATGACACCCTGCCATTGCTGGCCGCAGCGGGCATCGAGCCGACCGAGAACCCGGACAAGAGCCGCAAGCTGATCATCCCGACCACTCAGGATGACGTGCGTCTGCTGATCGTGCGAGCCACCGACGTGCCGACCTATGTCGAGCACGGCGCTGCCGACCTGGGCGTGGCCGGCAAGGACGTGTTGATGGAGTACGGCGGCCAGGGCATCTACGAGCCGCTGGATCTGCAGATCGCCAAGTGCAAGCTGATGACTGCCGGCAAGATCGGCGCGCCGGAGCCCAAGGGCCGCCTGCGCGTGGCCACCAAGTTCGTCAATGTCGCCAAGCGCTACTACGCCGAGCAGGGGCGTCAGGTCGACATCATCAAGCTGTACGGCTCGATGGAGCTGGCGCCGCTGGTTGGCCTGGCTGACAAGATCATCGATGTGGTCGACACCGGCAACACCCTGCGCGCCAACGGTCTGGAACCGCAGGAGCTGATCGCCACCATCAGCTCACGTCTGATCGTCAACAAGGCGTCGATGAAGATGCAGCACGCGCGCATCCAGGCGCTGATCGAAACCCTGCGTGGCGCCGTCGAGGCGCGACACCAAGGCTGACTCCTTTCCGCGACTTCTGGTCGCGGCAGCCTATCCGTGTCATAGCCATTTTTCTTGGGTGCCCGCACGGTGGGCTTGCTACATTACGGGCGCCCGAGAAACCGCCATTTAATGAGGCTTTCGCTATGACCGCACCCGTTGCCATCCGCCGACTCAACGCCGCCGATACGGACTTCGCGCGTCATCTGGATCATCTGCTGTCCTGGGAAAGTGTCTCCGACGATGGCGTCAACCAGCGCGTGCTGGAAATCATCCAGGCCGTGCGCGAGCGTGGTGACGCTGCGCTGGTCGAGTACACCCAGCGTTTCGATGGCCTCGAAGTCGCTTCCATGGCCGACCTGATCCTGCCGCGCGAGCGTCTGGAACTGGCCCTGACCCGCATCAGCGCCGAGCAGCGCCAGGCGCTTGAAGTAGCAGCCGAGCGCGTGCGCAGCTACCACGAGAAGCAGAAGCAGGATTCCTGGCGCTACACCGAGGCCGACGGCACCGTGCTGGGCCAGAAGGTCACCCCGTTGGACCGCGCCGGCCTGTATGTGCCTGGCGGCAAAGCCTCCTATCCATCTTCGGTATTGATGAACGCGATTCCGGCCAAGGTCGCCGGTGTGCCCGAAGTGGTCATGGTGGTGCCGACCCCGCGCGGCGAGATCAACGAGATCGTTCTCGCCGCCGCCGCCATCGCCGGTGTCGACCGTGTGTTCACCATTGGGGGCGCCCAGGCCGTCGCCGCCCTGGCCTATGGCACCGAGAGCGTGCCGCCAGTCGATAAAATCGTAGGACCTGGCAATATCTACGTAGCCACCGCCAAGCGCCATGTGTTCGGCAAGGTGGGCATCGACATGATCGCCGGGCCTTCCGAGATTCTGGTGGTGTGCGATGGCCAGACTGACCCGGATTGGATCGCCATGGATCTGTTCTCCCAGGCCGAGCACGACGAAGACGCTCAGTCGATTCTGGTCAGCCCGGATGCCGCCTTCCTCGACCGCGTGGCCGAGAGCATCGCCAAGCTGCTGCCGACCATGGAGCGTGCAGAGATCATCCGCACCTCGCTGGAAGGCCGTGGTGCGCTGATCCAGGTAGCCGACATGGCCCAGGCCATCATCGTTGCCAACCGCATCGCGCCGGAGCACTTGGAGCTTTCGGTGGCTGACCCAGAGGCCTGGTTGCCCGAGATTCGCCACGCTGGCGCGATCTTCATGGGCCGCTACACAGCAGAGGCCTTGGGCGACTATGTGGCTGGCCCGAACCACGTACTGCCGACGTCGGGCACCGCGCGGTTCTCCTCGCCCCTGGGTGTCTACGACTTCCAGAAGCGCTCGTCGATCATCTTCTGCTCGCCGGATGGCGCGTCGGAGCTGGGCAAGAGTGCTTCCGTGCTGGCCCGTGGCGAGTCGCTGACCGCGCATGCGCGCAGCGCCGAGTATCGGATCAAGTAAGGCCGGGTGCGTTGCGCACCCTTTGAATGTTTTGGTGCGCCTGGCGCACCCTACGGGATCGCGTTTCGCTGATTGAGCGAAGCGATATCCATCGCCCATATCACGCATTTCGAGGAGAGAAGGGCAGATGAGCAAATTCTGGAGCCCCTTCGTCAAAGACCTGGTGCCCTACGTGCCAGGTGAGCAGCCCAAGCTGAGCAAGCTGGTCAAGCTCAATACCAACGAGAACCCCTACGGCCCGTCGCCCAAGGCCATTGCAGCCATGCAGGCCGAGCTCAACGACGACCTGCGCCTGTACCCGGACCCTAACGGCGAGCGCCTGAAGCAGGCGGTGGCTGATTACTATGGTGTGCAGCCGGCCCAGGTGTTCGTCGGTAACGGTTCCGACGAAGTCCTGGCCCACGCGTTCCATGGTCTGTTCCAGCACGACGCACCGCTGCTGTTCCCGGATGTCAGCTACAGCTTCTATCCGGTCTACTGCGGCCTGTATGGCATCGAATATCAACAGGTGGCGCTGGACGAGCAGTTCCAGATTCGTGTGGAGGATTACGCCAAGCCAAACGCTGGGATCATCTTCCCCAATCCCAACGCGCCGACCGGTTGCCTGCTGCCGCTCGAGGCCGTCGAGCGCCTGCTGCAAGCCAGCCCGGATTCGGTGGTGCTGGTGGATGAGGCCTACATCGATTTCGGCGGGCAGACGGCCATCGCCCTGGTCGACAAGTATCCGAACCTGCTGGTGACTCAGACCCTGTCCAAATCACGTTCGCTGGCAGGGCTGCGCGTCGGCATCGCGGTCGGCCATCCGGACCTGATCGAGGCGCTGGAGCGGATCAAGAACAGCTTCAACTCCTATCCGCTCGATCGTATGGCTATTGCCGGTGCGGCGGCGGCGTTCGAGGATCGCGAGTACTTCGAGCAGACCTGTAAGCAGGTGATCGACAGCCGCGAGGCGGTCGTTGCGGGGCTACAAGCGCTGGGCTTCGAAGTGCTGCCCTCCGCGGCCAACTTCGTCTTCGCCCGCCATCCGGGTAAGGATGCCGCCGCTCTGGCAGCAGGCCTACGTGAGCAGGGCGTGATCGTGCGTCACTTCAAGCAGCAGCGCATCGCCCAGTTCCTGCGTATCACCATTGGTACCAAGGAACAGAACCAGGCCCTGCTGGATGCCTTGCGCGGGCTGTGAGATGGCCTGAGCAGACATGAAAAAGCCGGCTAATGCCGGCTTTTTCATGTTTCAGTTGTTGTTGACTGGCGGCCGGATGCCAATTTCCGCTGTCAGGCTCAGCGATTTGCCGTTACGCAGCACCTCGATGTTGATCTTGTCGCCCGGTTTCGTGCGTGCGACCTGGTTCATCGAGCGACGGCCGTCGCTGGCAGGCTCACCATCGATGCTGAGAATCAGGTCGCCCGGTTGCAGGCCGGCCTTCTGCGCCGGGCCATCACGGTACACGCCCGCAACGACGATGCCGGGGCGCCCGTCGAGACCGAAGGACTCGGCCAGCTCCGGCGTCAGCGGTTGCACCTCGACCCCCAGATAGCCGCGGATTACCTGACCGTGTTCGATGATGGCGCGCATCACCTCCATCGCCAGCTTTACCGGGATGGCGAAACCGATGCCCTGCGAGCCGCCGGACTTGGAGAAGATCGCCGTGTTGATGCCCACCAGGTTGCCGTGTGCATCGACCAGCGCGCCGCCGGAGTTGCCCGGGTTGATGGCGGCGTCGGTCTGGATGAAGTCTTCGTAGGTGTTGAGGCCCAATTGGTTGCGCCCGGTGGCGCTGATGATGCCCATGGTCACCGTCTGGCCGACACCGAAAGGGTTGCCGATGGCCAGCGTTACATCGCCGATGCGAATGCTGTCGGAGCGGCCGAGGGTGATCGCCTGCAGGTTGGGTAGGTCGATCTTCAAGACTGCCAGGTCGGTTTCCGGGTCGCTGCCGATCACTCGCGCCAAGGTCTCGCGACCATCCTTGAGTGCCACGACGATCTGATCGGCGCCGCTGACCACATGATTGTTGGTCAACAGGTAGCCTTCCTTGCTCATCAATACCGCCGAGCCGAGGCTGGATTCCATGCGCTGCTGACGCGGCAGGTTGTCGCCGAAGAATCGACGGAATGTCGGGTCTTCAAAAAGTGGGTGAGCCGGCTTGCTCACCAATTTTGTGGTGTACAGGTTGGCCACTGCCGGCGATGCGGTATCGACAGCCTCGGCGTAGGACACCGGGCCTTCCTGCAGACGGCTGTAGACCGGGGCCTGCACCAACTGCACATCCTGGCTTGGTAGCCCTACCCATTGCGGGTAGCGCTGGATCAGCAGCAGTGCGAGCAACACACCGACCAGCAGGGGCCAACCGAGAAAACGCAGTGCCTGGGGCATCGAGACAATCCTGAGGGTTGCGGGGGCCAAATGTCGCCCTTAAGGTGGCGCATTATAGTGAGGTGCTCGCCAATAAGGCAGCGGCCCGCAACAGCTTGAGAGGAATCTTCATGGCCATTGCCCTGTCCACGTTAGTGGAAGAAGCTGACGCTTTTCTGAACGCGTCGCGCATCAGTGATTATTGCCCCAATGGCCTGCAGGTCGAGGGGCGCCCGCAGGTCAGTCGTATCGTCAGCGGCGTTACCGCGAGCCAGGCCCTGATCGAAGCTGCCATCGAGGCTCAGGCCGATGTACTGCTGGTGCATCATGGCTATTTCTGGAAGGGCGAGAACCCCTGTGTCACTGGCATGAGGCAGCGCCGTTTGAAAGCCTTACTGACTCACGACATCAGCCTGCTGGCCTATCACCTGCCGCTCGACGTTCATCCCGAGGTGGGCAATAACGTGCAACTGGCGCGTCAGCTCGGCATTGTTGTCGAGGGCCCGCTGGAGCCTGAAAATCCACGTACCGTTGGCCTCGTCGGGTCGCTGGCAGAACCGATGAGCGCCGCCGATTTCGCCCGGCATATCCAGCAGACGCTGGGGCGCGAGCCGCTGCTTGTCGAAGGCGAAGGACTGATTCGCCGCGTTGGCTGGTGCACGGGCGGTGGCCAGGGCTATATCGACCAGGCGATTGCGGCTGGTGTCGATTTGTACCTGACCGGCGAAGCCTCCGAGCAGACCTTCCACAGCGCCCAGGAGAATGGTGTGAGCTTCATTGCAGCAGGCCATCATGCTACCGAACGTTATGGCGTGCAGGCGCTGGGTGATTATCTGGCGCGGCGTTTCGCTCTCGAGCACCTGTTCATCGACTGTCCGAACCCGATCTGAATGGTCTGAACGGGCAGGTATAACCCTAGATCGTTTCGGTCTAACCAGCGCCCTGAGTATAAGCAGACGCTGTGGTAGAGTGCGCGCTCGTCCACGGCCCGCCGGCCCCATAACAGCAAACCGTGAGTAGCCATGCTCGACAAACTGACCCATCTGAAGCAGCTGGAGGCGGAAAGCATCCACATCATTCGTGAAGTGGCCGCCGAATTCGATAACCCGGTGATGCTCTATTCCATCGGCAAGGATTCAGCCGTGATGCTGCATCTGGCCCGCAAGGCATTCTTCCCCGGCAAGCTGCCGTTCCCGGTGCTGCACGTCGACACGCGCTGGAAATTCCAGGAGATGTATCGCTTCCGCGAGAAGATGGTCGGTGAATACGGCCTGGAGCTGCTGACCCACATCAACCCCGATGGTGTGGCACAGGACATGAACCCCTTCACCTACGGCAGTGCCAAGCACACCGACGTGATGAAGACTGAGGGCCTCAAGCAGGCGCTGGACAAGTACGGCTTCGATGCCGCCTTCGGTGGTGCGCGTCGCGACGAAGAGAAGTCGCGTGCCAAGGAGCGCGTGTATTCCTTCCGCGACAGCAAGCACCGCTGGGACCCGAAGAACCAGCGCCCCGAGCTGTGGAACGTGTACAACGGCAAGGTGAAGAAGGGCGAGTCGATCCGCGTCTTCCCGCTGTCGAACTGGACCGAGCTGGATATCTGGCAATACATCTATCTGGAGCAGATCCCGATCGTGCCGCTGTATTTCGCTGCCGAGCGCGAGGTGATCGAGAAGAATGGCACGCTGATCATGATCGACGACGAGCGCATCCTCGAGCATCTGTCCGATGAAGAGAAGGCGCGCATCACCAAGAAGATGGTGCGTTTCCGCACCCTCGGCTGCTACCCGCTGACGGGGGCCGTGGAGTCCACGGCCACCTCGCTGCCGGAAATCATCCAGGAGATGCTCCTGACCAAGACCAGCGAACGTCAGGGCCGGGTCATCGACCACGACCAGGCTGGTTCGATGGAAGAGAAGAAACGTCAGGGCTATTTCTGAGGATCGCGCACCATGAGTCACCAATCCGATTTGATCAGCCAGGACATTCTCGCCTACCTGGCCCAGCACGAGCGCAAGGAACTGCTGCGCTTCCTTACCTGCGGCAACGTCGACGACGGCAAGAGCACGCTGATCGGCCGCCTGCTGCACGACTCCAAGATGATCTACGAGGATCATCTGGAAGCCATCACCAAGGATTCCAAGAAGGTCGGCACCACCGGCGATGACATCGACCTGGCGCTGCTGGTCGACGGCCTGCAGGCTGAGCGCGAGCAGGGCATCACCATCGACGTGGCCTACCGTTACTTCAGCACCGCCAAGCGCAAGTTCATCATCGCTGACACCCCCGGCCATGAGCAGTACACGCGCAACATGGCCACCGGTGCATCCACCTGCGACCTGGCGATCATCCTCATCGACGCCCGTTACGGCGTGCAGACCCAGACCAAGCGGCACAGCTTCATCGCGTCCCTGCTGGGCATCAAGCACATCGTCGTGGCCGTCAACAAGATGGACCTCAAGGACTTCGATCAGGGCGTGTTCGAGCAGATCAAGGCCGATTACCTGGCCTTCGCCGAGAAGATCGGTCTGCGCCCCACCACCCTCGAGTTCGTGCCGATGTCGGCGCTCAAGGGCGACAACGTGGTCAACAAGTCCGAGCGCTCGCTCTGGTACACCGGGCAGTCGCTGATGGAGATTCTCGAGACCGTGGAGGTGGCGGGTGATCGCAACTTCGACGACCTGCGCTTCCCGGTGCAGTACGTCAACCGCCCCAACCTCAACTTCCGCGGCTTCGCCGGTACCCTGGCCAGCGGCATCGTGCGCAAGGGCGATGAAGTCATGGCGCTGCCGTCGGGCAAGACCAGCAAGGTCAAGTCCATCGTCACCTTCGAGGGCGAGCTGGAGCACGCCGGCCCCGGCCAGGCGATCACCCTGACCCTGGAAGACGAGATCGACGTGTCGCGCGGCGACATGCTGGTGCATGCCGACAATCGTCCGCTGGTCACCGATAGCTTCGAGGCCATGCTGGTGTGGATGGGCGAAGAGCCGATGCTGCCGGGCAAAAAGTACGACATCAAACGCGCCACCAGCTACGTGCCGGGTTCGATCCCCAGCATCGTCCATCGCGTTGACGTGAACACTTTGGAGCAAGGGCCGGCCAGCGAGCTGAAGCTCAACGAGATCGGCCGGGTCAAGATCGCGCTGGATGCACCGATCGCTCTGGATGGTTACGAATACAACCGCACCACCGGCGCCTTCATCGTCATCGATCGTCTGACCAACGGCACCGTTGGCGCCGGCATGATCATCGCCGACCCGGTCGCCCATGGCGGCGGGCAGCATGGCCGTCTGGCCCATGTGTCTACCGAGGAGCGCGCCTCGCGCTTTGGCCAGCAGCCGGCTACCGTGTTGTTCACGGGGCTTTCTGGCGCCGGCAAGAGCACCCTGGCCTATGCCGTGGAGCGCAAGCTGTTCGACATGGGCCGTGCCGTGTATGTGCTCGATGGCCAGAACCTGCGCCATGACCTGAACAAGGGCCTGCCGCAGGATCGCGCCGGCCGTGCCGAGAACTGGCGTCGTGCCGCGCATGTGGCGCGTCAGTTCAACGAGGCCGGCTTGATCGCTCTGGCTGCCTTCGTCGCTCCGGATGCCGAGGGTCGCGAGCAGGCCAAGGCGCTGATTGGCAGCGAGCGCGCCCTGACCGTCTACGTACAGGCCTCGCCACAGGTTTGCGCCGAGCGTGACCCGCAGGGGCTTTATGCCGCCGGTGGCGACAACATCCCCGGTGAAGGCTTCCCCTATGACGTACCGCTGGATGCCGATCTGGTGATCGACACCCAGACTCAGTCGGTCGAGGACGGCGTCAAGGCGGTGCTGGATCTGCTGCGTAGTCGCGGCGCGATCTAACATTCGCGATGCTGCATGATGAGCCCCGCTTATTAGCGGGGCTCATCGT harbors:
- the hisG gene encoding ATP phosphoribosyltransferase; the protein is MLTIALSKGRILDDTLPLLAAAGIEPTENPDKSRKLIIPTTQDDVRLLIVRATDVPTYVEHGAADLGVAGKDVLMEYGGQGIYEPLDLQIAKCKLMTAGKIGAPEPKGRLRVATKFVNVAKRYYAEQGRQVDIIKLYGSMELAPLVGLADKIIDVVDTGNTLRANGLEPQELIATISSRLIVNKASMKMQHARIQALIETLRGAVEARHQG
- the cysN gene encoding sulfate adenylyltransferase subunit CysN, which codes for MSHQSDLISQDILAYLAQHERKELLRFLTCGNVDDGKSTLIGRLLHDSKMIYEDHLEAITKDSKKVGTTGDDIDLALLVDGLQAEREQGITIDVAYRYFSTAKRKFIIADTPGHEQYTRNMATGASTCDLAIILIDARYGVQTQTKRHSFIASLLGIKHIVVAVNKMDLKDFDQGVFEQIKADYLAFAEKIGLRPTTLEFVPMSALKGDNVVNKSERSLWYTGQSLMEILETVEVAGDRNFDDLRFPVQYVNRPNLNFRGFAGTLASGIVRKGDEVMALPSGKTSKVKSIVTFEGELEHAGPGQAITLTLEDEIDVSRGDMLVHADNRPLVTDSFEAMLVWMGEEPMLPGKKYDIKRATSYVPGSIPSIVHRVDVNTLEQGPASELKLNEIGRVKIALDAPIALDGYEYNRTTGAFIVIDRLTNGTVGAGMIIADPVAHGGGQHGRLAHVSTEERASRFGQQPATVLFTGLSGAGKSTLAYAVERKLFDMGRAVYVLDGQNLRHDLNKGLPQDRAGRAENWRRAAHVARQFNEAGLIALAAFVAPDAEGREQAKALIGSERALTVYVQASPQVCAERDPQGLYAAGGDNIPGEGFPYDVPLDADLVIDTQTQSVEDGVKAVLDLLRSRGAI
- the hisD gene encoding histidinol dehydrogenase; the protein is MTAPVAIRRLNAADTDFARHLDHLLSWESVSDDGVNQRVLEIIQAVRERGDAALVEYTQRFDGLEVASMADLILPRERLELALTRISAEQRQALEVAAERVRSYHEKQKQDSWRYTEADGTVLGQKVTPLDRAGLYVPGGKASYPSSVLMNAIPAKVAGVPEVVMVVPTPRGEINEIVLAAAAIAGVDRVFTIGGAQAVAALAYGTESVPPVDKIVGPGNIYVATAKRHVFGKVGIDMIAGPSEILVVCDGQTDPDWIAMDLFSQAEHDEDAQSILVSPDAAFLDRVAESIAKLLPTMERAEIIRTSLEGRGALIQVADMAQAIIVANRIAPEHLELSVADPEAWLPEIRHAGAIFMGRYTAEALGDYVAGPNHVLPTSGTARFSSPLGVYDFQKRSSIIFCSPDGASELGKSASVLARGESLTAHARSAEYRIK
- the algW gene encoding Do family serine endopeptidase AlgW, whose translation is MPQALRFLGWPLLVGVLLALLLIQRYPQWVGLPSQDVQLVQAPVYSRLQEGPVSYAEAVDTASPAVANLYTTKLVSKPAHPLFEDPTFRRFFGDNLPRQQRMESSLGSAVLMSKEGYLLTNNHVVSGADQIVVALKDGRETLARVIGSDPETDLAVLKIDLPNLQAITLGRSDSIRIGDVTLAIGNPFGVGQTVTMGIISATGRNQLGLNTYEDFIQTDAAINPGNSGGALVDAHGNLVGINTAIFSKSGGSQGIGFAIPVKLAMEVMRAIIEHGQVIRGYLGVEVQPLTPELAESFGLDGRPGIVVAGVYRDGPAQKAGLQPGDLILSIDGEPASDGRRSMNQVARTKPGDKINIEVLRNGKSLSLTAEIGIRPPVNNN
- a CDS encoding Nif3-like dinuclear metal center hexameric protein, with amino-acid sequence MAIALSTLVEEADAFLNASRISDYCPNGLQVEGRPQVSRIVSGVTASQALIEAAIEAQADVLLVHHGYFWKGENPCVTGMRQRRLKALLTHDISLLAYHLPLDVHPEVGNNVQLARQLGIVVEGPLEPENPRTVGLVGSLAEPMSAADFARHIQQTLGREPLLVEGEGLIRRVGWCTGGGQGYIDQAIAAGVDLYLTGEASEQTFHSAQENGVSFIAAGHHATERYGVQALGDYLARRFALEHLFIDCPNPI
- the cysD gene encoding sulfate adenylyltransferase subunit CysD, which codes for MLDKLTHLKQLEAESIHIIREVAAEFDNPVMLYSIGKDSAVMLHLARKAFFPGKLPFPVLHVDTRWKFQEMYRFREKMVGEYGLELLTHINPDGVAQDMNPFTYGSAKHTDVMKTEGLKQALDKYGFDAAFGGARRDEEKSRAKERVYSFRDSKHRWDPKNQRPELWNVYNGKVKKGESIRVFPLSNWTELDIWQYIYLEQIPIVPLYFAAEREVIEKNGTLIMIDDERILEHLSDEEKARITKKMVRFRTLGCYPLTGAVESTATSLPEIIQEMLLTKTSERQGRVIDHDQAGSMEEKKRQGYF
- the hisC gene encoding histidinol-phosphate transaminase — protein: MSKFWSPFVKDLVPYVPGEQPKLSKLVKLNTNENPYGPSPKAIAAMQAELNDDLRLYPDPNGERLKQAVADYYGVQPAQVFVGNGSDEVLAHAFHGLFQHDAPLLFPDVSYSFYPVYCGLYGIEYQQVALDEQFQIRVEDYAKPNAGIIFPNPNAPTGCLLPLEAVERLLQASPDSVVLVDEAYIDFGGQTAIALVDKYPNLLVTQTLSKSRSLAGLRVGIAVGHPDLIEALERIKNSFNSYPLDRMAIAGAAAAFEDREYFEQTCKQVIDSREAVVAGLQALGFEVLPSAANFVFARHPGKDAAALAAGLREQGVIVRHFKQQRIAQFLRITIGTKEQNQALLDALRGL
- the murA gene encoding UDP-N-acetylglucosamine 1-carboxyvinyltransferase, whose protein sequence is MDKLIITGGARLDGEIRISGAKNSALPILAATLLGDAPVTICNLPHLHDITTMIELFGRMGIEPVIDEKLAVEVDARAIKTLVAPYELVKTMRASILVLGPMVARFGEAEVALPGGCAIGSRPVDLHIRGLEAMGAIIDVEGGYIKAKAPEGGLRGAHFFFDVVSVTGTENIMMAATLAKGRSVLENAAREPEVVDLANCLIAMGAKIQGAGTDTIIIDGVERLHGARFSVMPDRIETGTYLVAAAVTGGRVKVKDADPSTLEAVLAKLQEAGAEITTGPDWIELDMKGKRPKAVNLRTAPYPAFPTDMQAQFIALNAVAEGTGTIIETVFENRFMHVYEMLRMGANILVEGNTAVVTGVERLKGAPVMATDLRASASLVLAALVAEGDTLIDRIYHIDRGYECIEEKLQLLGAKIRRVPG